DNA from Kogia breviceps isolate mKogBre1 chromosome 3, mKogBre1 haplotype 1, whole genome shotgun sequence:
GTGGATGTGACTTACGACTTCATCATCAAGCGCAAGCCGCTCTTCTACACCATCAACCTCATCATCCCCTGCGTGCTCATCACCTCCCTGGCCATCCTCGTCTTCTACCTGCCCTCCGACTGTGGCGAGAAGATGACGCTGTGCATCTCTGTGCTGCTGGCGCTCACCGTCTTCCTGCTGCTCATCTCCAAGATCGTGCCGCCCACCTCCCTCGACGTGCCGCTCATCGGCAAATACCTCATGTTCACCATGGTGCTGGTTACCTTCTCCATCGTCACCAGCGTCTGTGTGCTCAATGTGCACCACCGCTCACCCAGCACGCACACCATGGCGCCCTGGGTCAAGCGCTGCTTCCTACACAAGCTGCCCGCTTTCCTTTTCATGAAGCGCCCTGACACCAGCCCCTCCAGggccccccagcccagccaggcTCACCTGACCAAGTCCAAGGCCGCCACCACCGCCTCGGCCATGGGCCCCGCCAGCTCCTCCAACCTCTATGGGAACTCCACGTACTTTGTGAACCCTGCCTCTGCAGCTCCCAAGTCTCCAGCCGGCTCTGACTCAGCGGGTATCCCCAGGGATTGCCGGCTGAGGTCTTCTGGGAGGTTCAAGCGGGATGTGCAGGAGGCTTTAGAGGGTGTCAGCTTCATTGCCCAGCACATGAAGAGTGACGATCAGGACCAGAGTGTAAGTTGCTAGCCCAGCCCCCAACACCCGCCCAATGGAAGAGGCTGGGATAATATAGTCAGTTTCCCATTTTCTGAAGTTAATTCATGAGACAAGCGTTCTCAAACTCTTTGTTTGAATAAGGAATCCAAGACTGAAATGAGTTTTATTCTAGTTTCGTGCATCGAGGGATAGGAAAGAAGTACCAGTGATCCTTTTTGGTTTGTTATGGGTTCCCCAAAAGCAGAGCCTGATATAAAGACCTGGGGAGAGGGAGTTTTTTTGAGAAGTGATCCCAGGAAGCAgagtgaggaagtggagaaagtgagacagggaaaggaggaaagcCAATGTCGCTGTCAGTGAGCAGGATACTGCCACGGGCTCTGGGGGCTAGTCTAGTCAGAGAGCCTCTGCGGAAGCCGGAAGTATGGAAGCAAGCCTCAGAATCATcccccaggagggaggagggtatTTGCCCATTAGCTCCCATCCCTAAGGCTCTAGTAACCTTTTGGGCATTAACTCCCCTGCACTTCCTGGTTTTGCCAGCTGATTGTGGAGCAAGCAGTTTTGgtgctagagaaagccctggggcagagaagagaggagaagcaGGCAGAAAGTGGAAGGCTGTTGTGGGCTGGAAAATGATTCTGCAGCCTTTAGGGACACAGGTGGGCCAGGGCACCAAGGGCATATGCTCCCATCCTTGTCAGGCTTGCCAAGAAGCCCTACAAACATTTATAACTCTTAGGAGTATAGAACCATCCATTTAAATATTATTGCTACCAGGATAATAAAGTATCAAGTACAATTACAGATTTCTAAAAAGAGGTTAAGTTTGCTTTCACAGGACAAAGCCATGAGTTCTAGAGTTTAGGTGTCTTGACCGACTCCTTTGAACAAGTTAATGCTTCAAAGGACAATTTTATAACTAAACACAGAACGTGATGGTATGGTTAGAAATTTTCACACACATTTCCAGACTGGGCTGGAGAACAAGTTTCAGAGTCTTGGGAATGTTCGCATTTTAACACCTTATCAAATCAGATTCTTTGAACAGGTTTTTACACCACAACATGCAGCTGTATGCGAAAAAGTGGGCATCGCCTTGTTCTTACCTTTCTGTGATTCCTTTTCACTAGCCACATTCTCAAGGGAAAGCACGGGGATTCCATTATTTAGTGCCAAGAGAAAAGAGCAGGGTGGAAAAGCTCCAAAATTACactgtgaaaaaaagaaagaattgctaaCACGCGGAATGTAGGACACAAGTTCTTCTACACCCTTGTCCTCAgagtgtggtccttggaccagcagcaCCGGTCTCACCTGGGAGCTGTTCAGAAATGCTgcatctcaggccccaccccagacctgctgcctCAGCAGCTACATTTGCACCAGATCCCCAGGGGATTCCTAGGCTCGGtccagtttgagaagcacagcTCTAAAGGATTATCAGATTTCactttctaaaaaattaatttaattatgcTTGCTTTAGTTCAGAACCATTCAGTAGCTCAGTATTACCTAATTCATTGACTCCCAAATATTAATATACAGACTGGGGCCCTCTTGGCTAATTAGGAGCCACTTGGGCAACTTTTCAAAATACAGCTTTGGGGCCACCTGTTCTGACTGAGCTGGGATCTCTGTGGGAGGTGGTCCAGCAGCTGCATTTTTCACCAGATCCCCACTGGTTCCTGTGCATATGCAGGTTGAGAAACTGGTCTCCTGCAGCCCTGGCTGAGCCACCCGCAACCTGAACTCTCTCTTCTAAAGGTCTCACCACCCCCTAGACACTCACAGGCCTCCGCCTCTTTCTAACTCAATTAATTAAAAGCATTTTGTGGGAAGGAGCCAGGCAGGGCCCACAGTTATTATATTTGCCAGTGTTCATTGAGCTCCAACCACACATCAGGCACTCTAACAGGATGTGACATACATTACTGCTAATTCTGCCAGGAACCTGTGAAGTGTCATTTACTCGAATCCCGATTCTACAATAGAAGAAAAAGCTAGGCCCAGAGAGGCTcattaacttgctcaaggtcacacagagcagAGCCAAGCTCCATACTCAGATCTTTCTGATGTCATTAACATTCCTTGCCCTTCACAGTGCCTTGCCCTGAACTGACACACATGGGGGCCTTATTGGTTGATCGACTTTCTCATGTCTAGCTGGAGAGAAGAGGCTTTCTTCCCTTCCAGAGCATGCCCGCCCCTAAACCAGCCTGGGCTGTTCCTCCCTGGTGATTAACTGGTCACTATAAAtagcacaaaaatataaaaaggggaaaaggcacacacacacacacacacacacacacacacacacacacacacacacacacacacacacacacacacacacacacacacacacacacacacacacacacacacacacacacacacacacacacacacacacagttgtttGCAATTAGGGCAGTCATAAAGAAACCCAGGAGTGCCCTGTGGAAAGTGGGCGGTGCCTCCTGCATCTAGGAAACAGACAGCAGCTGTGTTTGGCTGGGGGTGTGGGGCTGGTTGAGCAGGGATCATCCTGGAGGGGAGATGTACACCCCTGACCAGGGCTCTGACAAATTGGGTCACTGACATCGCTTGCCCATTGCTGCCCAAATTTCCAGCTCCAGAGCCTCTGCTGAGTTCTGCTGATCCAGCCAGTCTCCACCAGGGCAAGTACGCATGGAGAAGGATCCAGACAGGCTGGGGTGTGAAAGTGGGTGAGGGGAAGGGAGACCTGAATGCTGGGTCTCTCTGGGGTCACCTCCCCCAGGCCAAGGAGGCAGGCACATCTGTGGTGGCACCTCAGGAGGCTACCCATGTTTCTGCCAATCCTATACCCCACACCTGGGCCTGAGAagatggggggggcggggaaggaggtggagagaaACCCAGATGATGTGGAAGGAGGCTGGGTCTTAATCACAGGAACTAGCAGACGTTGCCATTAATGGAACTGAGCAAAGTAAATAGGATTTCCAGGTGTCCTGCGGTCACATTGCCCAAAACCCTTTCAGCTAGGTGCACCTCAAGTCTTCATTTGGGCGAAGCCAGCTCAGGCAGGGGGCTTGGGGTGAAAATGAGAGCAGGGGCCTTGTGATCCTCAGGTCTCATTCCCCTTATTTATAATCCAGTTTGGTTTCCAATCACATACGTGGCATTAATAACCCCTTCCATTCCTAACCTTCCCATACAGCCTGGTTCCCAGTGTCTCCCTGATGCCATGCAGGGCGGGTAGGGGTGGATTGAGGACCTGAGAGGCACACAGGTACCCAGCTGAAAGACCAGCCTCAGACTCAGAACTTACCACTCCATGTTCTAAGTGGCCTACGGGGTCCCTGGCCAGATAGTGAGGCCCCAGCTCGGGGGAGGAGGGAAAGCAGGGAGGACCTCCGTGCTCAGCCCCTGTAACCAGCCCCTCTGTCTGCCCACAGGTCATTGAGGACTGGAAGTACGTGGCCATGGTGGTGGACCGGCTGTTCCTGTGGGTGTTCGTGGTTGTGTGTGTGCTTGGCACTGTGGGGCTCTTCCTACCTCCCCTCTTCCAGACCCACACACCTTCTGAAGGGCCCTAGGCTGCCCCGCGTGTCTGAGGCCCCCAGGATGTGGGGTGAGATGACATGAGTGGCCAGACGGAGTCTGCTGCTTCCTTCTGGGTCACGGCTGATGAGGCCCTAAATAAATGAGTCTGTCAGCCATCAGCCCCATCAAACAGCCATGGCCATGGGAGGGGCAAGGATGGGGGGGCCTGGACCGTCCTCTCTGAAGGCCTTGGATGAACCCCAGGAAACCCACTGCAGGAGGGTCTTTGGATACCTTAATTCCGGCCTGGCTTCCTTCCCTGCAGCAGGCACTGGGAATAAAGGTGCGTGTAACAGTGGCACCCACAGTATACCAGGCATCTGGTCTGCATGCCGGCTTACCTCTCACTccatctccctccacccctccttgtCCACTAGGTTCACTGGCCTTCTTTTAGTCCCTCACATGCTTCAAGATCTTCCCAGCTTAGAGCCTCTGCATTTGCTGTACATTCTACCCAAACCTTCTTCCCCAGATGTCTCATAAGGTCTTCCCATGGCTGCATCATTCAGGGCTCTGCTCCAATCCATCATTTGTTCAATGTCACCTCCCCAAGGGGCCTTCCCCAGTCACTCATTCCAAAGCATTCTCCCCACAGCCACGTTACCCCGACACCTTCCTCCAGCAGCCTTCGGTACCTGAGGCTCTCACCTGCTGGAGTGTAAGCTCCGTGAGAGCAGGGACCTGGCCCTTGGTGTTCGCTGCGGTATCCTCAGGGCCTAGGACAGAGCTTGGcctgtagtaggtgctcaataaatgtttcttgaatgaagACATGGCTCCTATTCCTCCTTCAATCTCAGATGCCCCCTCCCCTCAGCAGCTTTCCCTGGTTCCCCACCTGAAAGGAATGGCTCTCTCCTCCATGCTCCGCGGCCCTGGTCATGTTCTGCTTTTTATCCCGGCTGGGTCAGGTGTGTCTCCCTCACAGATGCTCTGATTGGTTTCCCCTACATACTGTcttttgcacagtgcctggcacgtcgTAAGCACTCAAAATATTTGTGCAATGGAGGAAGACTTTTCAAAAAATCTATTCTAAAAATTATCATACAATAAAACTGACTTTTTAGGTACTGTTCTATTaattttaacacatgtatagatTCATGTAATCAGGATGTAGGAGTCACTCATCACCCAAAACAGCTCCCACCTGCTACTCCTTTATGGTCACGTGTCCCTCCAGccctaacccccccccccccccccggaaccACTGAGCTTTTCTCCATCACTATAGTTTAGTCTCTTCAAGAATAAtctctagggggcttccctggtggcgcagtggttgagagtccgcctgccgatgcaggggatacaggttcgtgccccggtccgggaagatcccacatgctgcggagcagctgggccgtgagccatggccactgagcctgtgctccgcaacgggagaggccacaacagtgagaggcccgcattaaaaaaaaaaaaaaaaaaaaaagaataacctctagggacttccctggtggtgcagtggttaagaatctgcctgccaatgaaggggacatgggttcaagccctggtctgggaagatcccacatgctgcagagcaactatgcccgtgagccacaactgctgagcccacttGCCATAATTACTGAAGCCTacccgcctagagcccatgctccgtaacaagagaagccactgcaatgagaagccagtgcaccacaacgaagagtacaccccgctcactgcaactagagaaagcccgcgtgcagcaatgaagacccaatacagacaaaaataaataaataaatgtatattttaaaaaaagaataacctctagtggggacttccctggtggtccagcagttaggactcctgttcccaatgcagggggcccaggttcaatccctggtcagggaactagatcccacgggCCACAATTAAAGATTCTGCATGCACCAACATTAGTATGGAACCACTGGAGAggggcttctttcactcagcataatgcctttgagattcatccaagttgaaGAGTGTAACAATAGTTTGTCCTTTTGCATCCATCATATGGCTGTTGAAgcacatttaggttgttaccaGTTTGGGGTGATTATCAATAGTGTTACTATAAACATTTCACTTATAGGATTTTGTGTGaacaaaacttttcatttttctagataAATACTCAGTAAtgtgattgctgggttatatggggagagtatgtttaactttatatgaAACTGTCTAACTGTTTTCTGGAGCAGCCATactgttttgcattcccaccagcaaagtatgaGAGATCCAGttgctctgtttcctcatttgcactTGGTAttgacagtatttttaaattttagccatcccAGTGGCTGTTAAGTGGTATATCACCCTGGTTTCAATTTGCTTTCCCTAATGGCTAGTGATACCAAAATCTTGGTGCACAGATGCCAAAAAGAAatatggagacagagttttggagaAACGAGAAAAATTGCTTTAATCTTTGCCTGGCAAAGGGGGTAACACTGCAGGCTAGTGCCTCAAGAGCTGTGCCCCCTTCCCTGGG
Protein-coding regions in this window:
- the CHRNB4 gene encoding neuronal acetylcholine receptor subunit beta-4 — protein: MRSPLPLLLFSLVALCGRGDCRVANAEEKLMDDLLNKTRYNNLIRPATSSSELISIQLQLSLAQLISVNEREQIMTTNVWLKQEWTDYRLAWNSSRYEGVNILRIPAKRIWLPDIVLYNNADGTYEVSLYTNVVVRSNGSIMWLPPAIYKSACKIEVKHFPFDQQNCTLKFRSWTYDHTEIDMVLKSPTASMDDFTPSGEWDIVALPGRRTVNPQDPSYVDVTYDFIIKRKPLFYTINLIIPCVLITSLAILVFYLPSDCGEKMTLCISVLLALTVFLLLISKIVPPTSLDVPLIGKYLMFTMVLVTFSIVTSVCVLNVHHRSPSTHTMAPWVKRCFLHKLPAFLFMKRPDTSPSRAPQPSQAHLTKSKAATTASAMGPASSSNLYGNSTYFVNPASAAPKSPAGSDSAGIPRDCRLRSSGRFKRDVQEALEGVSFIAQHMKSDDQDQSVIEDWKYVAMVVDRLFLWVFVVVCVLGTVGLFLPPLFQTHTPSEGP